One genomic window of Quercus lobata isolate SW786 chromosome 9, ValleyOak3.0 Primary Assembly, whole genome shotgun sequence includes the following:
- the LOC115961948 gene encoding uncharacterized protein LOC115961948, with amino-acid sequence MDEVTSTETSPSSNQEVPNDESPLWQYVTKVEKPPGASVKSGGNTYFKCYLSPGYNALRTTFLQKEKAHVERLLKPIKDSWLENGMGGPVFIKAIDGSGEFKDKHYIAGVLKDAIKEIGHEEVVQVITDNASVMKSAGALIETKNTKKNEVTYEECSWITRIADDASFIRVFIMNHSMRLKLIKRRLQAMAISDQWASYREDDVGKAQKVKDMILSDLWWDNIDYVLEFTAPIYDMLRIVDTDKPCLHLVYEMWDSKIEKVKAVIYRHKGLEDDQYSSFWGVVCDILIDRWTKNYTPLHCLAHSLNPKYYSIEWLSGNPKCIPPHRDHEISMERRKCLDRYFEDENELTMVKFEFATFLGGRFPSPDALTNRWALQPLVWWQYHAFAFPILQTLALNFLDNLVHPHALREIGAHTNSSIP; translated from the exons ATGGACGAAGTTACTAGCACAGAAACTTCACCGTCATCTAATCAAGAAGTGCCAAATGATGAATCTCCTCTTTGGCAGTATGTGACTAAAGTAGAAAAACCACCTGGTGCTTCTGTTAAATCAGGTGGAAACACATACTTTAAGT GCTATCTTTCTCCTGGATACAATGCCTTGAgaacaacatttttacaaaaagaaaaagctcatGTTGAAAGACTTTTGAAACCAATTAAGGACTCTTGGCTTGAAAATGGT ATGGGGGGTCCAGTGTTTATAAAGGCAATTGATGGGTCAGGTGAGTTCAAAGACAAACATTATATTGCTGGGGTGTTGAAGGATGCTATAAAAGAGATTGGACATGAAGAAGTTGTCCAAGTCATCACTGATAATGCTAGTGTGATGAAGTCTGCTGGAGCTCTTATTGAAA caaaaaacactaaaaagaaTGAAGTTACATATGAGGAATGTAGTTGGATTACACGTATTGCTGATGATGCATCCTTCATACGTGTTTTTATCATGAACCATTCAATGAG gttgaagttgataaaaagaCGCCTTCAAGCCATGGCTATTAGTGACCAATGGGCTTCTTATAGGGAGGATGATGTTGGAAAAGCTCAAAAGGTGAAAGATATGATTCTAAGTGATCTTTGGTGGGATAATATTGATTATGTCCTTGAATTCACAGCACCCATTTATGATATGCTACGAATAGTCGACACAGATAAGCCTTGTCTTCATCTTGTGTATGAGATGTGGGATTCAAAGATAGAGAAGGTGAAGGCAGTAATATATCGGCACAAAGGCTTGGAAGATGATCAATATAGCTCATTTTGGGGTGTGGTGTGTGATATACTCATTGATCGATGGACTAAAAATTATACACCGCTACATTGCTTGGCTCATTCCTTAAATCCTAA GTATTACTCCATTGAATGGCTTTCGGGGAATCCGAAATGCATCCCTCCACATCGGGATCATGAAATTTCTATGGAAAGAAGGAAGTGTTTGGATCGATACTTTGAAGATGAGAATGAATTAACGATGGTGAAGTTTGAGTTTGCTACATTTTTAGGAGGAAGGTTTCCTTCACCAGATGCCTTGACAAATAGGTGGGCCTTACAACCTTTGGTTTGGTGGCAATACCATGCCTTCGCATTTCCAATTCTTCAAACCCTTGCCCTAAACTTCTTGGACAACCTTGTTCATCCTCATGCACTGAGAGAAATTGGAGCACATACAAATTCATCcattccttaa